The following are encoded in a window of Brevibacillus ruminantium genomic DNA:
- a CDS encoding ABC transporter substrate-binding protein, translating into MQLAEYYLRLRTALADVSEGEETTVTLAQLTDIFVCTNRNCQILLQKLVGAGWITWIPGRGRGNRSLLSFLASRESILLQVGQHLVDKGEMKEAISFVETYAVSSWEKARFHEWLGKQFGYQPLFINNQRVEKLRLFFPYPFFCLDPAQIQYSFQRHIVKQLFDGLVRYDSEKQRMEPALAHYWDVSHDGRIWRFFLRKGVFFHHGKEMNARDAAYTLLRLRQLSETIPDLWMFKQIGTVTCSEEYSFEIVLDAPNHGFIHYLASERASIIPEGICEEMNDRFALEPLGTGPFQVERNECKLLVLRAHHTYFQGRAHLDQIELWVVAENEIEGKTVHMDGYDLRWGPKTAEETDWKSVSRQAVGCKMLLLNLKKSGLLQNSALRQALCAAIDREAFLETVGSGDVSPATNILADLKKSSDPEQKQDVAALLREAGYNGEGLQLYSYTFQQNEQEARWLARQWEEAGVKVEVNILPVQEFASAAYLEKADLILYYQVTDDNRELFLHEMYLSPKSLLSRYLSTELCETVRQQMPGIMQEAAAEKRIARLLALEDQLKQESAVYFLYHRHESATYHPALSGVTLNALGWVPFKDVWFQSRNDRIDSRENSPRLTELT; encoded by the coding sequence ATGCAGCTTGCCGAGTACTACCTGCGATTGCGTACCGCTTTGGCGGACGTGTCGGAAGGGGAAGAGACCACTGTTACGTTAGCGCAGCTCACCGACATCTTTGTCTGTACGAACAGGAATTGCCAAATTCTGCTGCAAAAGCTGGTGGGTGCAGGCTGGATCACCTGGATACCGGGGCGGGGGAGAGGGAATCGTTCTCTGCTGTCTTTTCTCGCAAGCCGGGAAAGTATTTTGCTCCAGGTGGGCCAACATCTCGTCGATAAAGGAGAAATGAAGGAAGCCATCAGCTTTGTGGAAACCTATGCGGTCTCCTCCTGGGAGAAAGCGCGCTTCCACGAGTGGCTAGGCAAACAATTCGGCTACCAACCGCTGTTTATCAATAACCAACGGGTAGAAAAACTGCGCCTTTTCTTTCCCTATCCTTTCTTTTGTCTGGATCCTGCACAGATTCAATATTCGTTCCAGAGGCATATCGTCAAGCAACTGTTTGACGGGTTGGTTCGCTACGACAGCGAAAAACAGCGGATGGAACCCGCACTGGCCCATTACTGGGATGTGAGTCATGACGGGAGGATATGGAGATTTTTTTTGCGAAAAGGAGTCTTCTTTCATCATGGAAAGGAAATGAACGCGCGCGATGCAGCCTATACACTGCTCCGATTAAGACAGCTTTCGGAAACCATCCCTGACTTGTGGATGTTTAAGCAGATCGGCACGGTTACGTGTTCCGAGGAGTATTCGTTTGAGATTGTACTGGATGCGCCCAATCATGGATTCATTCATTATTTGGCCTCTGAACGCGCCTCCATCATCCCGGAGGGCATCTGCGAGGAAATGAACGATCGCTTTGCTCTGGAGCCGCTGGGAACAGGTCCCTTTCAAGTGGAGCGCAATGAATGCAAACTGCTGGTTTTGCGTGCGCATCACACGTATTTTCAGGGACGCGCCCATCTTGATCAAATCGAGTTATGGGTGGTGGCAGAAAATGAAATCGAGGGGAAAACGGTCCATATGGATGGCTATGATCTTCGCTGGGGGCCCAAGACCGCGGAGGAAACGGATTGGAAGTCTGTCTCCAGACAGGCGGTTGGCTGCAAGATGCTGTTGTTGAATCTGAAAAAATCGGGTTTGCTGCAAAACAGCGCTTTGCGGCAAGCCCTCTGTGCGGCAATCGACCGGGAGGCCTTCCTTGAAACGGTCGGGAGTGGGGATGTAAGCCCGGCAACCAACATTCTTGCTGATCTGAAGAAGAGCAGCGATCCGGAACAAAAGCAAGATGTAGCAGCGTTGCTTCGGGAAGCCGGGTACAATGGCGAAGGATTGCAGCTATACTCATACACGTTTCAACAGAATGAGCAGGAAGCCCGTTGGCTTGCACGGCAGTGGGAAGAGGCGGGTGTCAAGGTAGAGGTGAATATTCTGCCCGTTCAAGAGTTTGCTTCCGCCGCCTATCTGGAGAAGGCTGACCTGATCCTTTATTACCAGGTGACAGATGACAATCGGGAGCTGTTTCTGCATGAGATGTATCTCTCACCGAAGAGTCTGCTGAGCCGATACTTGTCAACAGAGTTGTGTGAGACTGTGCGCCAGCAGATGCCCGGCATTATGCAAGAGGCGGCAGCGGAGAAGCGGATTGCCCGCCTCCTCGCCTTGGAGGATCAGCTCAAACAGGAGAGCGCCGTCTATTTCCTGTACCATCGGCATGAAAGCGCAACGTATCATCCCGCGCTAAGCGGCGTGACGCTCAATGCGCTCGGCTGGGTGCCGTTTAAGGATGTCTGGTTTCAAAGCAGAAATGATAGAATTGACAGCCGTGAAAATAGTCCCAGGTTGACAGAATTAACATAA